A window of candidate division KSB1 bacterium contains these coding sequences:
- a CDS encoding Fic family protein: MRPQTGYYQNLIEESAALMESLVMNHPFIDGNKRVVFLQLIH, from the coding sequence ATGCGTCCACAAACCGGATATTATCAGAATCTTATTGAGGAATCTGCCGCGTTAATGGAAAGCCTGGTCATGAATCATCCTTTTATCGACGGCAACAAACGTGTGGTATTTTTGCAACTGATACATTAA
- the ftsH gene encoding ATP-dependent zinc metalloprotease FtsH, with protein MPEKQNKKSKNQKTRKNSSNKPTPPPPPQQAGPVSWIRVVFFAIIVYLILQWAFGSFDQSVKIPYSSFKTHLQENKITQVTVRGSRIQGSLKNQAQLVNARGDTVQYSDFVTFFPKFGDEKLMSMLEENQVTIATQPERDTNWWTTLLIFAPLIFLGLIFYSQYKRMQGGGSQGGLFSIGKSRAKLHTVSKEDTTFEDVAGAESAKEELQEVVSYLKEPERIQKLGGKIPSGMLLLGPPGCGKTLLARAVAGEAGVPFFSITGSDFMEMFVGVGASRVRDLFEQAKKNAPSIIFIDELDSIGRQRGAGLGGGHDEREQTLNQLLSEMDGFEPNESVIAMAATNRPDILDSALRRPGRFDRQVIVPAPKLKDRLEILKMYADRKTMADDVNLEQVAKSTPGFSGADLENLLNEAALMAGRKNKSEITQQDVDQARDKVMMGLTRRGLVLSDEEKKMIAYHEAGHAVSSVILTETHPVHKISIIPRTRAMGVTEQFPEEEKYVYKKEYMLDQLSVMMGGRAAEELFFNTATTGAENDLKQATQLARRMVLEWGMSDKFQNIALGQQQGQVFLGQQLSQKRDFSESTAYKVDKAVQELLKQAHDRTRKVLENRRKVLDKVVKRLLEDEEIAGEELDEIIENDGE; from the coding sequence ATGCCGGAAAAGCAGAACAAAAAATCCAAAAATCAAAAGACTCGCAAGAATTCTTCAAACAAACCGACTCCACCGCCACCGCCGCAGCAGGCGGGACCCGTATCCTGGATACGGGTGGTGTTTTTTGCCATCATTGTGTATCTCATCCTGCAGTGGGCGTTTGGCTCCTTCGACCAGTCGGTAAAAATTCCTTATTCAAGCTTTAAAACGCATCTTCAGGAGAACAAAATCACTCAGGTTACCGTACGCGGCAGCCGCATTCAGGGCTCTCTGAAAAATCAGGCGCAACTGGTGAACGCCCGCGGTGATACGGTACAATATAGCGACTTTGTCACTTTTTTCCCCAAATTCGGTGATGAAAAACTCATGTCCATGCTCGAAGAAAATCAGGTCACGATAGCAACCCAACCGGAACGGGACACCAACTGGTGGACCACCCTGCTGATATTTGCGCCTCTGATTTTTCTGGGTTTGATTTTCTACAGTCAATACAAACGCATGCAGGGCGGCGGATCCCAGGGCGGACTGTTCAGCATCGGCAAGAGCCGCGCCAAACTGCACACCGTATCCAAAGAGGATACCACATTTGAGGATGTCGCCGGAGCGGAATCCGCCAAGGAAGAGCTGCAGGAAGTGGTCAGTTATCTTAAAGAACCGGAACGCATCCAGAAATTAGGCGGTAAAATCCCCAGCGGTATGCTGCTGCTGGGACCACCGGGATGCGGCAAGACCCTGCTGGCACGCGCCGTGGCTGGAGAAGCGGGTGTGCCGTTTTTCAGCATCACCGGCTCTGATTTTATGGAAATGTTTGTCGGGGTGGGCGCCTCACGGGTGCGCGATCTGTTTGAGCAGGCGAAAAAAAACGCCCCCAGCATCATTTTCATCGATGAACTGGATTCCATCGGACGCCAGCGCGGCGCCGGACTCGGCGGCGGTCATGATGAACGCGAACAGACGCTGAATCAGCTCTTGTCCGAAATGGACGGATTCGAACCCAATGAAAGCGTCATTGCCATGGCCGCGACCAACCGGCCGGACATCCTGGACTCGGCTCTGCGCCGACCCGGTCGTTTTGATCGCCAGGTGATTGTGCCGGCTCCCAAACTGAAAGACCGTCTGGAAATTTTGAAAATGTATGCCGACCGCAAAACCATGGCGGATGATGTAAACCTGGAACAGGTGGCCAAAAGCACACCGGGATTCAGCGGCGCGGATCTGGAGAATCTGCTCAACGAGGCGGCGCTCATGGCGGGACGCAAAAATAAAAGCGAAATCACCCAGCAGGATGTCGATCAGGCGCGCGACAAGGTGATGATGGGCCTGACACGCCGCGGTCTGGTGCTGTCGGATGAAGAAAAGAAAATGATCGCGTATCACGAAGCCGGACATGCTGTAAGTTCCGTGATTCTGACCGAAACGCATCCGGTGCACAAAATATCGATTATTCCGCGCACCCGCGCCATGGGTGTCACTGAGCAGTTTCCGGAAGAGGAAAAATATGTGTACAAAAAAGAGTATATGCTGGATCAGCTGAGCGTCATGATGGGCGGCCGCGCGGCCGAAGAGCTGTTTTTCAACACCGCCACCACCGGCGCGGAAAACGATTTGAAACAGGCGACCCAATTGGCCCGGCGAATGGTGCTGGAATGGGGTATGAGCGATAAATTCCAGAACATCGCTCTGGGTCAACAGCAGGGTCAGGTGTTCCTCGGACAGCAGCTATCGCAGAAACGCGATTTCAGTGAATCCACAGCATATAAAGTCGACAAGGCAGTACAGGAATTGCTCAAGCAAGCACATGACAGAACCCGAAAAGTCCTTGAAAACCGGCGCAAGGTGCTTGACAAAGTGGTAAAGCGGCTGCTGGAAGACGAAGAAATTGCCGGTGAAGAGCTGGATGAAATTATCGAGAATGACGGAGAATAA